The Arvicanthis niloticus isolate mArvNil1 chromosome 8, mArvNil1.pat.X, whole genome shotgun sequence genome segment agctctacttaaaaaaaaaacttcttaatGATGTAGGgaaattaaaagacagaaaattctACATATGACATGACTTCATCCATATTCAAATGTAACAGAAAGGAAAATACCAAAGAGCCAAGAGCAGTCTGAGAGGGACTTTGagttcctgatcttcctgcctcaccttctacatgctaggattataggccagGAGACTTAGGGGTAGGGACAAAGGTATATTAGATACGTTAATACAGATAAGAAAACTTGAGCATGTTGTGTTGCTAGAAGAATAAATACcactttcttcccccttcctttctccctttctttttccttcttgagGGTATCACATGGCCCAGGTTGATATGGAATTTACTATGTTTGTAGTagagactggtcttgaactcttgatcctcttgcctccagctCCAAGCActaaaattacaggcatgtaccaccacacatgTTTTTTaaccattatattttataaacaacaaaaccaataacaAATACATATGATTAAAAAGGAATCCTAATtactaaaaacatttaaatggtCATGTGTAAAAAGGCAATTGGGAAGGGGATACATGAAATTACTTGTAATAAATGCTGACTGACAGCAGGATGGGTGACCTTAAACACATTAgacaatcactttttaaaaagttttcttcttattttctgtaTGCACACCTGTCTAGGTGTAGagatgtacatgtgagtgtggtgCCTGTACAGGAAGAATATctttttgacttttaaatttgtcatatttccttgtgtgtgtgcttatgagtACAAGTGCATATCACAAATGCAGGGTCAGAGGACACtttatgggagtcagttctctacttCCATCACATGGGTCCGGGCCATAGAAtacaagttgtcaggcttggccacaagtgcctttacctcctgagtcactttgctggcctggaactactTTAAACAAATTTAAAGGTTGAGGGTGAGGTTCTGAATAACAGAAAGGTTTTATACTATGAGACTGTAATATTTTTGTCCATATATAGTTAATTAACTTCTTATAGGTCAATGAAGACAAACGGGAAATGGTAACCTCATTAAagttttttttgctttgttttggttttttggtcttttttcgagacagggtttctctgtgtagtcctggctgtcctggaactcactctatagaccaggctggcctcgaactcagaaatccacctgcctctgcctcccaagtgctgggattaaaggcgtgcgccaccactgcccagcctcattaatttttaaaactgaatttctACTCCTAAATTCTAAGGAATGATTTGAGGCACTGAAGTGATAAGAGTCTTCTCACTGTGATCTGGGAAATGTATGGAACTCAGGGAAAGGAGGATGAAGGAACAGCAGACAAGAATTTGATGAAGGCCAATGACAAATCAGACACAGACACGTACTTCAGACACACCACTTCATTTAGTGCCCTGAGTTGTGTTTTTACCTCTGCTTTACAGATAGGGAGGCCAAGGCTCACAAAGAAAAGTGACTTGCACATTACTGGGTTTTAAATGTGGGCTGAGATCTGAACACAGACCTTGTCCTACCCGACCCAAGTtgggaaaagataaaaaaaagttgtttatcTTTGGCCCATTCTCTAATGCATGGACTCTAATCATGGTAACGTTATCAAAGACACAGTCCTCAAAGGGGTGAGTATGTTAGCTTACCTCTCGTGTATCTTTATCTGGGATTAATGTCTGGAAGAAGAGATGATGAACTGGAGGCCGTAAGAAGTATTTCAGTCTGTGCAGGCAAGGTCTATTGTATACTCCAACTTGTGGTATTTGTCCTTGTATCTGGGCAGACCCAGGATTGGCAAGCTGTGGCAGTGATCTCTCTTTTCTGGCTGAGCTATCTGTGATAGTGAGCCAAGGAGCTCTTTCTAAGGAAAATTCAGACTGTGGAGATAGTGGGTTAGTAGAGCAACCTGGAGAGGATGGAGCTGAGATATTCATAGGAGGATCACTGTTCTGCACATCATTCGGGGAAGACTTTGGCCTGTCTCTTGCTAAGTCCAATAACACTTGTGGTGAGTGTGACATCTCTCTTGATAAGTTTGGTGTGTCTCCAAGTGACTCTGACATATTGACTGGTGACTGCAATGCATTGCTAGGTGACTGTGACACACCTCCTGCTGACTGTATCACATCTCCTGATGATGGTGGCACACCTCCTGCTGACTGTATCATATCTCCTGATGCTGGTGACACACCTCCTGGTGACTGTGTTGCATCACCTGATGCCGGTGACATACCTCCTGGTGACTGTATCACATCTCCAGATGCTGGTGGCACACCTCCTGATGACTGCATCCTATCTCTTGATGACCGTGGCACACCTCCTTGTGACTGTATCGCATCTCCTGATGCTGGTGACACACCTCCTGATGACTGTATCGCATCTCCTGATGCCAGTGACGCACCTCCTGATGACTGCATCTTATCTCTTGATGACCATGGCACACCTCCTTGTGACTGTATCGCATCTCCTGATGCCGATGGCACATCTCCTGGCAACTGCATCCTATCTTTTGATGACTGTGGCACACCTCCTGGTGACTGTATTGCATCTCCTGAtgactgtgacacacttcctggtGACAGCATCCTATCTCTTGATGACTGTGGCACACCTGATGATGACTGTATCACACTTCCTGGTGACTGCATCATACTTTTTAGTGACTGCGTCACTCCTCCTGGTGACTGCATCACTCCTCCTGGTGACTGCATCACTCCTCCTGGTGACTGCATCACTCCTCCTGGTGACTGCATCACTCCTCCTGGTGACTGCATCACACCTCCTGATGACTGCATCATACTTCTTACTGACTGTGTCACACCTGATGACTGCATCATTCCTCCCGATGACTGCATCACACCTCCTGGTGACTGCATCACACTTCTTAGTGACTGTGTCATACCTCCTGATGACTGCATTACACTTCTTAGTGACTGTGTCACACCTTCTGGTGACTGCATCACACTTCTTAGTGATTGTGTCACACTTCCTGATGACTGCATCAAACATCCTGATGACTGTATCACGCCTGCCGGTGACTGAATCACATCTCTTGATGACTGTGTCACATATCCTGGTAACTGCATCACTTCTGGTGACTGTGACACATCTCCCAGCAATGGTGGCACATCTTGCAGTGACTGTAGCATGTCTTGTAGTGACAGTGGCATGTCTTGCAGTGACCATGGCATGTCTTGCAGTTGTGTCACATCTTGTGCATATGACACATTTTGAGGTTGGCCTGGAACATCTTGAGGTAGGCCCAGAGTGTTTTGGGATATGTATAGGATGTGTCGAGGATGCCATAAGTCTTGAGGTGTGCTTGGCATATTCTGCTGAGGGCATGGTACATTTTGGGTAGAACATGGCACTTCTTGAGGTGGCTGAGGCAAAGCTTGGAGTTGGCACTGTACAGTTTGTGATGGGCATGACAAGGCTTGTGATGGGCATGACAGAGTTTGTGATGGACATGACAAAGCTTGTGGTGGGCATGACAAGGCTTGTGGTGGGCATGAGGAAGCTCGTGGTGGACATGGTGAAGCTCTTTGTGGGCATGATAAGGCCTGTAGTGGACATAGCAAGCCTTGTGATTGACAAGGCACATCTTGCTGTGAGCATGGCAAAGAGGCCCTCTGATTGCTTGTGGAGGAGAAGGAGCTAACATCTGAAGAGAGCTGTAGACTTGTCAAGAAGCTGAGGTCACCTTTATATGTGGTTGAGCTACAGTTTGGTTCTGGTGGATAAACAGAGTCCTGGCTGATGGATGTAGGGGGTCGAGAGCCTTCAAATAGGTTTTCCTCTAACAAATCCAAGTCTACAGGATCATTGTTAATGATTCTCTGTGCTGTAGGCTGAGAGCCTCTATCTTCATGGGCTTCCATCACCTCTTTGCCCGAGAGACTGGTACATGTCTGAAGACTGGGTGGCTCCTTCTGAGAGGAAGCTACAGGTTCTAAAGTCAAATCAAGAGTGGCAATAGGCCTATTTTCTTCCTCACTTCTTGTCAGATCAATCACACAGAGTCCATTTCGGTCTTTTGCCCTTGTTCGGGTTTCTCTAGTTAAGTCAATAAAGTCCTGTTAAAGattgtgagaagagagaaagagtgagaggagAGCTCAGTAACTTGAGAAATCTAAGGTTTTAGCTTTTAACAATGAACATCATTTTAGCTTTTCATTTCATTGATATTTCTACATGTTTGCAGTGCTAGTGATTGAATCCAGGGACTGTGTATGCTGGGTAAATGCTCTAcacctgagctatatctccagccttCTAGgtatcatctttattttctttagttaACATTTTGCTAGTATCAAAGCTGTCAACTTCTATAGATTCATAAGTCATACAAATGCTAAATGTGGAAATGCAAAGGAATTTTTTCCCCCTGCGATTCAAGAAAGACAGGTGAGTAGTAGAGAAAATTCTATCCTTGACAAACAGAAAGCAACCTTTGCTTGGAAAAGCAAACTCCTAGGATAATTTGAAACAGAAGCTAAGCAAGGCTATAAGTTAATATGAGGACCCAGATCCTAAGAACACACTGAGTGTTTGTTACTGAACTTGGGAGTCCCAGAGATTCATGGTTTCATTAGAGAAGGCTCTCAAGGACAGACATATGAATAGAAAACAGATTtactaagaaaataataaaaagtacacttcaaatctcccccccccccactttggtttttcaagacagggtttctctgtgtagccctggctgccctggaactcactctatagaacaggctggcctcgaactcagaaatccacctgcctctgcctcccaagtgctgggattaaaggcgtgcgccaccactgcccagcaaaagtACACTtctaaaagggaaagaaaataagcaaCTTAGCTGGATagttgagtgttttttttttttttctttccaagtgaggtttattcaggagatagggcaaaggtgggggcaagaagatgggggaagaagaagagggagaagagcgATAGTTGAGTTTTTAAGGGCTGGAGCGAAATCCTCCATTAGACttattcatatttatgtataaatttttctgGAAATTGGGAAGGCGTTTTTGGGCCTCAGTGGAAAGGTCTGGCTACACACAGGATGTTTAGAATCAAACTATTGATCTGAAAGGCAGCATTCATTAGCTATATTAGAATGCTAAAGAAGCTGATCTGGCTACTGGGTCTTGGAATCTTCTGCAGAACATAGCTAACTTCGATTACAGAGCACAACTATAAGAGTAGCATTTTGTGCAGTCTGGATCTGGATGAGTCCATAACCGTCAGATTAAATTTACATCCAATGTTAAGCGCACTGGCtaatcttccagaggactgggttaGACTCCCAGAATCCACAGGGTTCCTTACAAGCTTCTGTAATTCCAATACCAGGGGACTCAATGCCGTTTTCAAGGCATAAGACACATATCTGGTACACCAACACAGTACAGCAAAATAcccatatttataaaaataaatttacatccCATCATCTTGTCTCCCTGACAACACACGTAACTTTTCTATGACTCCTTAAATTTCACAATGATACTGCAGGATAGCATTGCCATCTCCATTATATAGCTGTAGAATCAGTTTCGAGTGAGCGGGTTATTTACCTAAGGACTATACAGCTAAGTAGTGATGGCAGACATTCAAATTCACTGTGTCCCCCTTTCCTGTTAAGGGGCTAGGGATTCGTACCCTTTTCCAATATGGAATCAGCTTTatcatctttgtttttttgaaacaggatctcactttggagctctggctggtctggaactctctgtgCATACCAGGCtgtgttgtttttaacaaaatctcaatcaTTTGATTTTcccaatgaagactcaggagctaGACGCTGGGGTGAAGGCCTGCTAGcacagagaggtagagaaagcACCCAGATGACCTTCCTCTACAGCTGACATCCCCAAAAAGTTCTCCTTCTCTATGCCCCATCAAAAACTCTCAAACtaaatgtccctcccttctacttcctgtgcatctTTATATATCCTCCCGACTTCTATTATTATGTTTTTCCCTTATGTTCACTCCCTATCAACTGGTTGTTTGTTCCACCTTTCAATCTACTTAATCTTATTTACAATAAACcaaaagctcttggattaaaggtgtgtgctagggttGAGTcacatcacaactagaaacacatttcttttctaGTTAATAACACAATCTTAGGGGTGGGGGGTcacagtgtgtgtgagagat includes the following:
- the Simc1 gene encoding SUMO-interacting motif-containing protein 1 isoform X2 — protein: MIEILLKTTQPGMHREFQTSQSSKVRSCFKKTKMIKLIPYWKRDFIDLTRETRTRAKDRNGLCVIDLTRSEEENRPIATLDLTLEPVASSQKEPPSLQTCTSLSGKEVMEAHEDRGSQPTAQRIINNDPVDLDLLEENLFEGSRPPTSISQDSVYPPEPNCSSTTYKGDLSFLTSLQLSSDVSSFSSTSNQRASLPCSQQDVPCQSQGLLCPLQALSCPQRASPCPPRASSCPPQALSCPPQALSCPSQTLSCPSQALSCPSQTVQCQLQALPQPPQEVPCSTQNVPCPQQNMPSTPQDLWHPRHILYISQNTLGLPQDVPGQPQNVSYAQDVTQLQDMPWSLQDMPLSLQDMLQSLQDVPPLLGDVSQSPEVMQLPGYVTQSSRDVIQSPAGVIQSSGCLMQSSGSVTQSLRSVMQSPEGVTQSLRSVMQSSGGMTQSLRSVMQSPGGVMQSSGGMMQSSGVTQSVRSMMQSSGGVMQSPGGVMQSPGGVMQSPGGVMQSPGGVMQSPGGVTQSLKSMMQSPGSVIQSSSGVPQSSRDRMLSPGSVSQSSGDAIQSPGGVPQSSKDRMQLPGDVPSASGDAIQSQGGVPWSSRDKMQSSGGASLASGDAIQSSGGVSPASGDAIQSQGGVPRSSRDRMQSSGGVPPASGDVIQSPGGMSPASGDATQSPGGVSPASGDMIQSAGGVPPSSGDVIQSAGGVSQSPSNALQSPVNMSESLGDTPNLSREMSHSPQVLLDLARDRPKSSPNDVQNSDPPMNISAPSSPGCSTNPLSPQSEFSLERAPWLTITDSSARKERSLPQLANPGSAQIQGQIPQVGVYNRPCLHRLKYFLRPPVHHLFFQTLIPDKDTRESKGQKLEPIPHRRLRMVTNTIEENFPLGTVQFLMDFVSPQHYPPREIVAHIIQKILLSGSETVDVLKEAYMLLMKIQQLHPANAKTVEWDWKLLTYVMEEEGQTLPGRVLFLRYVVQTLEDDFQQILRRQRQHLQQSIANTVLSCDKQPHNVRDVIKWLVKAVTENELTPPQDETQTSPGTGLLKTSSDHLSSQPNLNRNTNQLIVCQLQRMLSIAVEVDRTPTCSSNKIAEMMFGFVLDIPERSQREMFFTTMESHLLRCKVLEIIFLHSCETPTRLPLSLAQTLYFLNNSTSLLKCQSDKTQWQTWDELVEHLQFLLSSYQHVLREHLRSSVIDRKDLIIKRIKPKPQQGDDITALDVEKQIEAFRSRLVHILGEPLVPQLQDKVHLLKLLLFYAADLNPDTEPASEHRGSQISKH
- the Simc1 gene encoding SUMO-interacting motif-containing protein 1 isoform X1 gives rise to the protein MEDFIVISDDSGSESSAGTRSGRARRLRRALSRTPGALPRRTVDFIDLTRETRTRAKDRNGLCVIDLTRSEEENRPIATLDLTLEPVASSQKEPPSLQTCTSLSGKEVMEAHEDRGSQPTAQRIINNDPVDLDLLEENLFEGSRPPTSISQDSVYPPEPNCSSTTYKGDLSFLTSLQLSSDVSSFSSTSNQRASLPCSQQDVPCQSQGLLCPLQALSCPQRASPCPPRASSCPPQALSCPPQALSCPSQTLSCPSQALSCPSQTVQCQLQALPQPPQEVPCSTQNVPCPQQNMPSTPQDLWHPRHILYISQNTLGLPQDVPGQPQNVSYAQDVTQLQDMPWSLQDMPLSLQDMLQSLQDVPPLLGDVSQSPEVMQLPGYVTQSSRDVIQSPAGVIQSSGCLMQSSGSVTQSLRSVMQSPEGVTQSLRSVMQSSGGMTQSLRSVMQSPGGVMQSSGGMMQSSGVTQSVRSMMQSSGGVMQSPGGVMQSPGGVMQSPGGVMQSPGGVMQSPGGVTQSLKSMMQSPGSVIQSSSGVPQSSRDRMLSPGSVSQSSGDAIQSPGGVPQSSKDRMQLPGDVPSASGDAIQSQGGVPWSSRDKMQSSGGASLASGDAIQSSGGVSPASGDAIQSQGGVPRSSRDRMQSSGGVPPASGDVIQSPGGMSPASGDATQSPGGVSPASGDMIQSAGGVPPSSGDVIQSAGGVSQSPSNALQSPVNMSESLGDTPNLSREMSHSPQVLLDLARDRPKSSPNDVQNSDPPMNISAPSSPGCSTNPLSPQSEFSLERAPWLTITDSSARKERSLPQLANPGSAQIQGQIPQVGVYNRPCLHRLKYFLRPPVHHLFFQTLIPDKDTRESKGQKLEPIPHRRLRMVTNTIEENFPLGTVQFLMDFVSPQHYPPREIVAHIIQKILLSGSETVDVLKEAYMLLMKIQQLHPANAKTVEWDWKLLTYVMEEEGQTLPGRVLFLRYVVQTLEDDFQQILRRQRQHLQQSIANTVLSCDKQPHNVRDVIKWLVKAVTENELTPPQDETQTSPGTGLLKTSSDHLSSQPNLNRNTNQLIVCQLQRMLSIAVEVDRTPTCSSNKIAEMMFGFVLDIPERSQREMFFTTMESHLLRCKVLEIIFLHSCETPTRLPLSLAQTLYFLNNSTSLLKCQSDKTQWQTWDELVEHLQFLLSSYQHVLREHLRSSVIDRKDLIIKRIKPKPQQGDDITALDVEKQIEAFRSRLVHILGEPLVPQLQDKVHLLKLLLFYAADLNPDTEPASEHRGSQISKH